The Thermanaerovibrio acidaminovorans DSM 6589 genome contains a region encoding:
- a CDS encoding deoxyguanosinetriphosphate triphosphohydrolase: MNTVRETIEERERRCLSPRATLASNSRGRHVPEDECPFRTCFQRDRDRIIHSKAFRRLKHKTQVLLLPEGDHVRTRLTHTLEVSQVARTIARALSLNEDLTEAIALGHDLGHTPFGHMGERVLDRLSRQRGLNGFHHASQSLRVVDHLERDGRGLNLTWEVRMGILQHSKGQVDVSKGFKLDSPSSLEAWVVRVSDSIAYLNHDLDDAVRAKFVTPGDLPSRVLGLGERVSDRIGAMVEDVIRKSWDRDQIGFSSGMLETMEDMRAFLNQRLYRSARIVEEEPKVDHLITTLFEHLEATRPQWGAQAIVDHISGMTDRYALMAFRRIAIPSPWEMSI; the protein is encoded by the coding sequence TTGAATACCGTTAGGGAGACCATTGAGGAGAGGGAGAGGCGGTGCCTGTCTCCTCGGGCCACCCTTGCCTCGAACTCCAGGGGGAGGCATGTGCCGGAGGATGAGTGCCCATTTAGGACCTGCTTTCAGCGGGACCGGGACCGGATAATCCACTCCAAAGCCTTTAGGCGGCTTAAGCACAAGACACAGGTACTCCTCCTCCCCGAAGGGGATCACGTGCGCACCCGGCTCACCCACACGTTGGAGGTATCCCAGGTGGCCCGCACCATAGCCAGGGCCCTCTCGCTGAACGAGGACCTTACGGAGGCCATAGCCTTGGGACACGACCTGGGGCACACTCCCTTTGGCCACATGGGGGAGAGGGTGCTGGATCGGCTCAGCCGCCAGAGGGGGCTCAACGGGTTTCACCATGCCTCCCAGAGCTTGAGAGTGGTGGACCACCTGGAGAGGGACGGCAGGGGGCTCAACCTCACCTGGGAGGTCAGGATGGGTATCCTCCAACACTCCAAGGGGCAGGTGGACGTATCCAAGGGTTTCAAGTTGGACTCCCCGTCCTCCCTTGAGGCGTGGGTGGTGAGGGTGTCGGACTCCATCGCGTACCTGAATCACGACCTGGATGATGCGGTTCGGGCCAAGTTTGTGACCCCCGGGGACCTTCCCTCCCGGGTCCTGGGCCTTGGGGAGAGGGTGTCGGACCGGATAGGCGCCATGGTGGAGGACGTGATCCGGAAAAGCTGGGATCGGGACCAGATAGGATTCAGCTCCGGCATGCTGGAGACCATGGAGGACATGAGGGCCTTCCTCAACCAGCGGCTTTACAGGTCCGCTAGGATCGTGGAGGAGGAGCCCAAGGTGGACCACCTGATAACCACCCTTTTCGAGCACCTGGAGGCCACCAGGCCCCAATGGGGGGCCCAGGCCATCGTGGATCACATATCGGGGATGACGGACCGGTACGCGCTGATGGCCTTCCGGCGGATTGCGATCCCGTCCCCCTGGGAGATGTCGATCTGA
- a CDS encoding HAD family hydrolase has translation MIRAIVFDFDGLTVDTETAWYQAFSSVLAERGVHLPLARFLQVVGTDDGPLHDFFREALGQDCDVKAIEDAAAERYREIMMDPRPREGVLDYLEDAAEMGLKVGMASSSGASWVGSYLDRLGIGGCFHAVVTREQVQRVKPAPDLYVRALELLQVEPHEALAFEDSLNGLLAARRAGLRCVVVPNRVTESLPFKGHALRLSSMGEMSLSQVISAVGG, from the coding sequence TTGATAAGGGCGATAGTGTTCGACTTCGATGGGCTGACGGTGGATACCGAGACCGCCTGGTACCAGGCCTTCAGTTCCGTACTGGCGGAGCGGGGGGTTCATCTCCCCCTGGCCCGCTTCCTTCAGGTGGTGGGGACCGACGATGGTCCCCTCCACGATTTCTTCCGGGAGGCCTTGGGGCAGGATTGTGATGTAAAGGCCATCGAGGATGCGGCGGCGGAGCGTTACAGGGAGATCATGATGGATCCAAGGCCCCGGGAGGGGGTTTTGGATTACCTGGAGGACGCGGCGGAGATGGGGCTGAAGGTTGGCATGGCGTCCAGCTCGGGGGCCTCATGGGTAGGTTCGTACCTAGACAGGCTAGGGATCGGTGGCTGCTTTCACGCGGTGGTCACCCGGGAGCAGGTCCAGCGGGTGAAGCCCGCCCCGGATCTGTACGTTAGGGCCCTGGAGCTCCTCCAGGTGGAACCCCATGAGGCCCTCGCCTTCGAGGACTCACTGAACGGTCTCCTGGCCGCCCGCCGCGCGGGGCTTAGATGCGTGGTGGTTCCCAATCGGGTGACCGAGTCGTTGCCCTTTAAGGGTCACGCCCTACGCTTGAGCTCCATGGGGGAGATGAGCCTATCCCAGGTTATAAGCGCCGTGGGGGGCTGA